A genomic region of Pseudopipra pipra isolate bDixPip1 chromosome W, bDixPip1.hap1, whole genome shotgun sequence contains the following coding sequences:
- the LOC135405383 gene encoding zinc finger protein 239-like — protein MSLAFPVGRRQIPSLSFLLPAPGPELRTESLEDKSPRETLVGEAVLKGSPAQEGSGEEKGRRSPHRRGSKAIPGCSEEERASLCREGGRSLNRSSELVVPEQPPSREKPFKCLECGKSFRDSFNLIRHQHIHTGERPYMCRECGKSFRNSSGLHVHRRIHTGERPYKCVECGESFRTSSSLRSHHLIHSGERPYKCLECGKGFQTSSDLLKHKPTHTGEWAFYCTDCGQGFNRNSTLVTHQRIHTGERPYKCGECGKRFTRSSHLIQHQQTHTDERPFCCTDCGRSFNQNCNLIKHRRIHTGERPYKCGECGKSFTNKSGLTQHQRTHR, from the coding sequence atgtccttggccttccctgtgggccggaggcaaatcccctccctgtccttcttgcttcctgccccaggccccgagctgaggacggagagcctggaggacaaatccccccgtgagaccctggtgggagaggccgttttgaagggctccccggcgcaggaaggcagcggggaggaaaagggccggagatccccccacaggaggggctccaaagccatcccagggtgctctgaggaggaaagagccagtcTGTGCCGGGAAGGTGGCAGGAGCTTGAAccggagctctgagctggtggtccctgagcagcctcccagcagggagaagcccttcaagtgcttggaatgtgggaagagcttcagagaCAGCTtcaacctgatccgacaccagcacatccacactggggaacggccctacatgtgtagggaatgtgggaagagcttcaggaacagcTCCGGCCTGCACGTgcaccgtcgcatccacactggggaacggccctacaagtgtgttGAGTGTGGGGAAAGCTTCAGGACCAGCTCCAGCCTCCGCTCTCACCATCTtatccacagtggggaacggccctacaagtgcttggaatgtgggaaggggtttcagaccagctcagatctcctgAAGCACAAGCCgacacacacaggggagtgGGCCTTCTACTGCACTGACTGTGGGcagggcttcaaccggaactccacccttgtcacccaccagcgcatccacactggggaacgaccctacaagtgtggggagtgtgggaagaggtttacACGCAGCTCACATCTCATCCAGCACCAGCAGActcacacggatgagaggcccttctgcTGCACAGACTGCGGGAGGAGCTTCAACCAGAACTGCAACCTCATCAagcaccggcgcatccacactggagagaggccctacaagtgtggagagtgtgggaagagcttcactaATAAGTCTGGCTTGACccaacaccaacggacccaccggtaa
- the LOC135405386 gene encoding zinc finger protein 239-like: MSLAFPVGRRQIPSLSFLLPAPGPELRTESPEDKSPREPLVGEAVLKGSTAQEGSGEEKGRRSPRRRGSKASPGCSEEERASLCREGGRSLNRSSELVVPEQPPSREKPFKCLECGKSFRQSCDLLKHQHIHTGERPYTCGECGKSFSDNSNLIRHQRTHTGERPYTCGECGKSFRYSFHLRTHENIHSGERPYTCGKCGKSFRDSSHLRTHQLIHTGERPYTCGECGKSFTKGSHLRTHQLIHTGERPYKCLECGKRFQTSSSLLLHQQTHTDERPFRCTDCGKGFNQNSTLLTHRRIHTGERPYKCGECGKSFTQSSNLTTHQRTHQ; this comes from the coding sequence atgtccttggccttccctgtgggccggaggcaaatcccctccctgtccttcttgcttcctgccccaggccccgagctgaggacggagagcccggaggacaaatccccccgtgagcccctggtgggagaggccgttttgaagggctccacggcgcaggaaggcagcggggaggaaaagggccggagatccccccgcaggaggggctccaaagccagcccagggtgctctgaggaggaaagagccagcctgtgccgggaaggtggCAGGAGCTTGAAccggagctctgagctggtggtccctgagcagcctcccagcagggagaagcccttcaagtgcttggaatgtgggaagagcttcaggcagagctgtgacctCCTCAAGCACCAGCatatccacactggggaacgtccctacacatgtggggaatgtgggaagagtttcagtgacaactccaacctgatccgacaccagcgcacccacactggggaacgtccctacacgtgtggagaatgtgggaagagcttcaggtaCAGCTTCCACCTCCGCACCCACGAgaacatccacagtggggaacggccctacacgtgtggaaaatgtgggaagagcttcagggacagctcccacctccGCACCCAtcagctcatccacactggggagcgtccctacacgtgtggggaatgtgggaagagtttcacaAAGGGCTCCCACCTCCGTACCCACCAActcatccacaccggggaacgaccctacaagtgcttggaatgtgggaagaggtttcagaccagctccagtctcctcctgcaccagcagacgcacacggatgagaggcccttccgctgcactgactgcgggaagggcttcaaccagaactccaccctcctcacccaccgCCGCATCCACACCggagagaggccctacaagtgtggggagtgtgggaagagcttcacccagagctctaacTTGACCacacaccaacggacccaccagtaa